From Vicinamibacteria bacterium, the proteins below share one genomic window:
- a CDS encoding carboxypeptidase-like regulatory domain-containing protein → MELNGAYEALHNLRPVFWGLASGTRLRSSLVVLFIAFACSAFQPAPLKKPVPRATPPPAPVLEGVVEGPDTKPVEKALVAAQTASDPSATAVSTYTDANGAFRLSLKSRGPYTVRIEAPGLAGRTLERVRPGSRLVVALQKGGVLQGTVRDGSTGLPVRWARVEGRDNRALSLPWVPHAGIVQTIADAFGKFRLEGLAVGLQTVTASARGYSRAWRTCFKLGITVDLYLFPGSSVSGTIWDSGNRPVIGALVSTEPEPPRVGGHTPAEVTDAKGRFELLGLEPGTYRLVVRHQKFAPTVVNDITVAGQVDAQTDVILGRGVPITGRLLDGAARPARGRIRVVRLDGRDPPSALDDVLSAEADSDGRFRLGPIPPGEHALTITTRGFAPKRVEAHVSEARGVDLGDILLETGLAIRGRVKDRSGQLVVDASIQAFQPWPLFEQKVETRSEADGSFVLAGLNPGTYRVSIVAPGYGQVERSVEVGAERLEVILRPAGSIVGEVIDETGRPIEAFRVSVRSTAAEVGAVLLGGPAPSRNVASPDGRFTLEDLAEGTYVLSVSAPERVMGTASGVKVTQGGLTDVGRIRLVAGGTIRGIVVDVGGTPIPGAAITVRGSGRDLLAFGIGPLPITDTAGGFEIKGAPVDTVSVTASHPDFAEGRVWGVEVDPAKGPAEVKIVLSHGGRIEGSLRKRDGTGVPGAMVQLAPLEPGGDALSTGPKIVATRRDGSFSFAHTPVGRARVMVMMGSAGRFSSEQTQEVDVHEGDTTLVEFVSQEILVSGRVTRAGAPAPGMRVTFRAQRNSSAILLFSAGADVSAPAEGPAYLTAVSQEDGSYELLIDQSGKAGVTVATLDGRVGFPMRTVEIPDVDAYVLELNYAAAPIAGIVLDKETDQPIAHASVFASPQRPAAGVGGAAGDTGPDGRFLLELDPGEYQVGAAAGEQGYGQAQTEVSVQADGAPEVRLALSRGLTLSGKVVDAGGRGVGGVIVTAAPEEGPGSSGFAQTPPDGHFKIEGLSLAPHSVVARSDLGSFAVRGGVTPGETELVLTLRPGGRVRIQVVGPAGKPLEGAVARVAQVDGVIVQTDARWTDAQGMTEIVAPAGAVEVLITKDRLEGRANVDVSPGTVASSQVALAERVGGKL, encoded by the coding sequence ATGGAGCTGAACGGCGCGTACGAAGCTCTCCATAACCTGCGTCCTGTGTTTTGGGGCCTGGCAAGCGGTACCCGCCTGCGATCGTCTCTTGTGGTCCTCTTTATTGCCTTCGCTTGTTCCGCCTTCCAGCCCGCACCGCTGAAGAAGCCCGTGCCGCGAGCCACCCCTCCTCCCGCGCCTGTGCTGGAAGGGGTTGTCGAAGGGCCCGACACCAAGCCTGTGGAGAAGGCTTTGGTTGCAGCACAGACTGCCTCGGACCCCTCCGCAACGGCTGTCAGCACCTACACCGACGCCAACGGCGCATTCCGGCTTTCTCTGAAGAGCCGCGGCCCATATACGGTGCGTATTGAAGCACCGGGCTTGGCGGGTCGCACGCTTGAGAGAGTCCGACCGGGTTCGCGGCTCGTGGTCGCGCTGCAAAAAGGCGGCGTCCTCCAGGGAACAGTGCGCGACGGTTCCACAGGCCTACCGGTTCGCTGGGCGCGCGTAGAGGGGCGCGACAACCGCGCCTTGTCGCTGCCCTGGGTTCCCCACGCGGGCATTGTTCAGACAATTGCAGACGCTTTCGGGAAGTTCCGATTAGAGGGCTTGGCCGTGGGTCTGCAAACGGTAACGGCTAGCGCCCGGGGCTACAGCCGCGCGTGGCGGACATGCTTCAAGCTTGGCATCACCGTCGACCTCTACCTATTCCCAGGGTCGTCCGTGTCTGGCACCATCTGGGATAGCGGCAACCGTCCCGTGATAGGTGCGCTGGTGTCAACCGAGCCCGAACCACCGCGTGTGGGAGGGCATACCCCCGCGGAGGTGACGGACGCTAAGGGTCGATTTGAGCTTCTCGGCCTGGAACCGGGGACCTATCGTCTGGTGGTCCGCCACCAGAAATTCGCCCCCACGGTCGTCAATGACATCACTGTTGCTGGGCAAGTCGATGCACAGACAGACGTCATTTTAGGCCGCGGCGTGCCGATCACAGGCCGGCTCCTGGACGGGGCGGCCCGGCCCGCCCGCGGACGCATCCGTGTAGTCCGTCTCGACGGTAGGGACCCGCCAAGCGCACTGGACGACGTGCTGAGCGCCGAAGCCGATTCCGACGGCCGCTTTCGACTCGGGCCCATACCTCCCGGCGAACATGCTTTGACTATCACCACCCGCGGTTTCGCCCCCAAGCGCGTCGAGGCGCATGTCAGCGAGGCACGCGGGGTCGACCTGGGCGACATCCTGCTTGAGACAGGGCTGGCGATCCGGGGGCGGGTGAAGGACAGATCTGGCCAACTCGTGGTGGATGCTTCTATCCAGGCCTTCCAGCCATGGCCACTGTTCGAGCAGAAAGTGGAGACACGCTCAGAAGCTGATGGCTCGTTCGTCTTGGCCGGTTTGAATCCCGGGACCTACCGCGTCTCTATTGTTGCGCCAGGGTATGGTCAGGTTGAGCGCTCGGTAGAAGTCGGTGCCGAAAGGCTGGAAGTGATCTTGCGGCCGGCGGGCTCGATCGTGGGCGAGGTGATCGACGAGACCGGCCGCCCCATTGAGGCCTTCCGCGTGTCCGTACGCAGCACGGCCGCCGAAGTGGGCGCTGTCCTGCTCGGAGGACCCGCCCCCTCCAGGAACGTGGCCAGCCCGGACGGACGGTTCACGTTGGAGGATTTGGCGGAGGGGACCTACGTTCTCTCCGTCAGTGCCCCGGAGCGCGTGATGGGAACTGCATCCGGCGTCAAGGTGACGCAGGGTGGCCTGACCGACGTCGGCCGGATCCGCCTCGTCGCGGGCGGGACCATACGAGGTATCGTCGTCGATGTGGGCGGTACGCCCATCCCGGGCGCTGCCATCACGGTGCGAGGGTCGGGTCGCGACCTCCTTGCCTTCGGAATAGGCCCGCTGCCGATTACTGACACGGCCGGGGGCTTCGAGATTAAGGGCGCCCCCGTGGACACGGTAAGCGTAACTGCCAGCCATCCAGACTTTGCGGAAGGGCGCGTGTGGGGGGTCGAAGTGGACCCCGCAAAGGGTCCTGCGGAAGTGAAAATCGTGCTGTCGCACGGCGGGCGTATCGAAGGCTCGCTGCGGAAACGAGATGGCACAGGGGTGCCCGGCGCGATGGTACAGCTTGCGCCTCTCGAGCCCGGCGGGGACGCCCTCTCCACGGGTCCGAAGATAGTGGCTACGCGGAGGGATGGATCGTTTTCCTTTGCGCACACGCCAGTGGGTCGGGCTCGGGTCATGGTTATGATGGGCTCCGCCGGTCGCTTCAGCAGCGAGCAGACGCAAGAGGTTGATGTTCACGAGGGAGACACCACACTTGTCGAGTTCGTCTCCCAGGAAATCCTGGTCTCGGGGCGCGTCACGCGCGCGGGCGCGCCCGCCCCAGGGATGCGGGTAACCTTCCGTGCCCAACGCAACTCCTCCGCGATCCTCTTGTTCAGCGCGGGGGCTGACGTTTCCGCGCCCGCGGAGGGGCCGGCATATCTGACTGCGGTGAGCCAGGAGGATGGGAGCTACGAGCTCTTGATCGACCAGTCGGGTAAGGCAGGTGTCACGGTAGCGACACTCGACGGCAGAGTGGGCTTCCCCATGCGTACCGTGGAGATCCCCGACGTGGATGCGTACGTGCTCGAACTCAACTACGCCGCCGCGCCGATCGCAGGAATTGTTCTGGACAAAGAGACGGACCAGCCCATTGCCCATGCCAGTGTCTTCGCGAGTCCCCAAAGGCCGGCGGCCGGTGTGGGCGGGGCAGCTGGTGACACTGGACCGGACGGCCGCTTCCTTCTGGAGCTCGATCCCGGGGAGTACCAGGTGGGGGCTGCGGCAGGAGAGCAAGGGTACGGTCAAGCCCAGACGGAGGTCTCGGTCCAGGCGGACGGGGCGCCCGAGGTCAGGTTGGCGCTGTCGCGCGGCCTGACGCTTTCCGGCAAGGTTGTAGACGCCGGGGGTCGTGGAGTCGGTGGCGTCATCGTCACCGCGGCACCGGAAGAGGGTCCCGGTTCCTCGGGCTTCGCCCAGACGCCGCCCGACGGTCATTTCAAGATCGAAGGTCTGAGTCTGGCGCCTCACAGTGTGGTCGCCCGCTCGGACCTTGGCTCATTCGCGGTTCGGGGCGGTGTGACGCCCGGGGAGACAGAATTAGTCCTAACCCTGCGGCCCGGCGGGCGTGTCCGCATTCAGGTCGTGGGCCCGGCTGGCAAGCCGTTAGAGGGGGCCGTTGCGCGCGTGGCACAAGTCGATGGAGTGATCGTGCAAACGGACGCCCGGTGGACTGACGCGCAGGGCATGACCGAGATCGTGGCCCCGGCGGGAGCCGTGGAAGTCCTCATCACCAAGGACAGGCTCGAGGGGAGAGCTAACGTGGACGTCAGCCCCGGCACCGTCGCCAGCAGTCAGGTCGCGCTGGCCGAGCGCGTTGGAGGAAAGCTCTGA
- a CDS encoding avidin/streptavidin family protein, whose product MKHAEFAVVNTKKVAPAAFDFKGHWVNELGSYMDLSINGEDVTGTYVSAVSDAGGPTPPFPLRGTVAGDLISFTVNWEEAITAWVGHGVINNGQPQILTLWHLILTVPNETDPEEQWKTVMAGADEFTR is encoded by the coding sequence ATGAAGCACGCCGAGTTTGCAGTTGTGAACACCAAGAAGGTCGCTCCGGCCGCCTTCGACTTCAAGGGCCATTGGGTAAATGAACTAGGGTCCTACATGGACCTGAGCATTAACGGCGAAGACGTCACCGGCACTTATGTCAGTGCGGTGAGCGATGCCGGAGGGCCGACGCCCCCGTTTCCGCTTCGTGGAACAGTCGCGGGAGACCTGATCAGTTTCACCGTCAATTGGGAAGAAGCGATTACCGCGTGGGTGGGACACGGCGTAATCAACAATGGGCAGCCCCAGATCCTCACCTTGTGGCACCTGATTCTGACTGTTCCGAACGAGACGGACCCTGAAGAGCAGTGGAAGACGGTCATGGCGGGTGCCGACGAGTTTACGCGTTGA
- a CDS encoding PAS domain S-box protein, translating to MLTSDGLRDVDAPRGRGGSLLRAITGARWLPLILALAGLSAAILLWRTLLQLERNQLSVLSEAQARSASNDLQKGFQAVTQSFSGLAQRHGAAALRGGPFHLEFTGLEATALVESSGKVRSVDPPTGNHDLANADLTAREADRPALIKARESSRPAVTHSIVLPGGSPGFYLVVPISDGSQLSGFIVAAISERTIDSVVLEREQPPAWTVAVFEDDRELYRTGTPVPGRWLAESTFRIVDTERRLRVWPSPELIARLHSPLPGVVLATGLVISLLLAASAALAQSASRRALEAERAQGALQKSETRMQSVLDAALDAVIMMDEHGRVVSWNPRAEAVFGWSRDEAVDRLLAELIIPPRYRDAHAEGLTRFLATGEGPVIGHRIELSALRRDGSEFPVELTVTAIREGKAHIFNAFVADITERKRLETLLVQSQKMESVGRLAGGVAHDFNNLLGVITGYGDLLKQRISDQPHLQRYVNDILKAADRAAGLTRQLLAFSRQQLLQPRVLDLNAVVAEMEKMLRRLIGEDVQLVTVFEDRLGRVKADPGQMEQVLMNLAVNARDAMPKGGRLTIETANVELDAAYARSRPGVEPGPHVMLAVSDTGHGIDPEVLGHIFEPFFTTKETGKGTGLGLATVHGIVKQSGGHIFVYSESDHGTTFKVYLPRQEEAEQAMEAPPTSEAELPQGSETVLLVEDEESLRSLVREYLEASGYTVIEAHQAWHALETAEGHSAPIHLLITDVVMPGMSGRDLAERLAASHTETRVLFMSGYTDDAVVRHGVLAADVAFLQKPFTGEALMRKVREVLDR from the coding sequence GTGCTCACAAGCGACGGCCTTCGGGACGTTGATGCCCCTCGGGGGCGCGGAGGGAGCCTGCTGCGGGCGATCACTGGAGCCCGTTGGCTCCCGCTGATCCTCGCACTGGCCGGTCTCTCAGCTGCCATTCTGCTCTGGCGCACGCTCCTCCAGCTCGAAAGGAATCAGCTCAGTGTCCTGAGCGAGGCGCAGGCGCGGAGTGCGTCCAACGACCTTCAGAAGGGGTTTCAGGCCGTCACTCAAAGCTTCAGCGGCTTGGCCCAGCGCCACGGGGCGGCAGCCCTTCGGGGAGGACCGTTCCATTTGGAGTTCACCGGCCTCGAGGCCACCGCGTTGGTCGAGTCTTCCGGCAAGGTCCGAAGCGTCGACCCTCCCACCGGGAACCACGACCTGGCCAACGCCGATCTCACGGCGCGCGAGGCCGATCGCCCGGCCCTCATCAAGGCCCGCGAGAGCAGTAGGCCTGCGGTGACCCACTCGATCGTCCTACCCGGAGGCTCCCCGGGCTTCTATTTGGTGGTGCCCATATCCGACGGAAGCCAGTTGAGCGGATTCATCGTCGCTGCCATATCCGAGCGCACAATCGACAGCGTGGTGCTCGAGCGCGAGCAACCCCCCGCATGGACCGTCGCTGTCTTTGAAGATGACCGCGAACTCTACCGGACGGGCACTCCAGTCCCAGGACGATGGCTGGCGGAGTCGACGTTCAGAATCGTCGACACCGAGCGGCGTCTGCGTGTGTGGCCCAGCCCCGAGCTGATCGCACGCCTTCATAGCCCACTTCCGGGGGTTGTCCTGGCGACAGGCTTGGTCATCTCGCTACTCCTCGCCGCCTCCGCCGCTCTCGCCCAGTCGGCTTCGCGGCGGGCTCTGGAGGCGGAACGCGCCCAGGGCGCCCTGCAGAAGAGCGAGACCAGGATGCAGTCCGTCCTCGACGCAGCCCTGGACGCGGTCATCATGATGGACGAGCACGGTCGCGTGGTGTCATGGAACCCCCGCGCTGAAGCTGTCTTTGGGTGGTCGCGCGACGAAGCCGTCGACCGCCTCCTCGCGGAACTGATCATTCCGCCTCGGTATCGCGACGCCCACGCAGAAGGCCTCACGCGATTCCTGGCGACCGGCGAAGGCCCCGTCATCGGCCACCGGATCGAACTGAGCGCCCTCCGCCGTGACGGCTCGGAGTTCCCCGTCGAGCTGACAGTTACAGCGATTAGGGAGGGCAAGGCACATATCTTCAATGCTTTCGTCGCGGACATCACGGAACGAAAGCGCCTCGAAACCCTGCTCGTTCAGTCACAGAAGATGGAGTCTGTGGGGCGGCTCGCGGGTGGCGTCGCCCACGACTTTAACAACCTTCTGGGAGTCATTACCGGGTACGGAGACCTGCTCAAGCAGCGGATCTCCGACCAACCCCACTTGCAAAGGTACGTGAACGACATTCTCAAGGCCGCCGACCGTGCCGCGGGGCTAACCCGCCAGCTCCTCGCCTTCAGTCGCCAGCAGCTCCTGCAGCCGCGGGTTCTCGACTTGAACGCGGTGGTCGCCGAGATGGAGAAGATGCTGCGGCGCCTGATTGGTGAGGACGTTCAGCTCGTCACCGTCTTCGAGGACCGGCTTGGACGGGTGAAGGCCGACCCGGGCCAAATGGAGCAGGTTCTCATGAACCTGGCCGTGAACGCGCGGGACGCTATGCCTAAGGGAGGCCGGCTCACGATCGAGACGGCCAACGTCGAGCTAGACGCTGCCTATGCCCGATCCCGTCCCGGGGTCGAACCCGGGCCCCACGTGATGCTGGCCGTCAGCGACACTGGCCACGGCATTGACCCGGAGGTTCTCGGTCACATCTTCGAACCCTTCTTCACGACCAAGGAGACGGGTAAGGGGACAGGGCTGGGTCTGGCGACCGTCCATGGCATCGTGAAGCAGAGCGGAGGCCACATATTCGTTTATAGCGAGTCGGATCACGGGACGACATTCAAGGTCTACCTGCCTCGCCAGGAGGAGGCGGAGCAGGCCATGGAGGCCCCCCCCACATCCGAGGCTGAGCTGCCGCAGGGCTCGGAGACGGTCCTGCTGGTAGAGGATGAGGAGTCACTGCGGAGCCTCGTCCGAGAGTATCTGGAAGCAAGCGGTTACACGGTCATCGAAGCGCATCAGGCCTGGCACGCGCTCGAGACCGCAGAAGGGCACTCCGCCCCCATCCACCTCCTCATAACGGACGTGGTGATGCCGGGCATGAGCGGAAGGGATCTGGCCGAGCGCCTAGCCGCATCTCACACCGAGACGAGAGTGCTTTTCATGTCCGGCTACACCGACGATGCCGTTGTCCGCCACGGTGTCCTGGCTGCAGACGTAGCCTTTCTACAGAAGCCCTTCACCGGCGAAGCCCTAATGCGGAAAGTGCGAGAGGTGCTCGACCGTTAA
- a CDS encoding TonB-dependent receptor yields the protein MMRSVLEDRVFRLLPLLPLIAAVSGEVTAQTRFAAVVGAITDAADAGVDGARVAARHSATGLDRSTTSGRDGHYVLENLPPGVYEITVSQAGMRQVTVKGQELFVGTTTTVNFKLNLVGVEEEVLVSAATTPLVETTKSEMGQVIQRAEVDELPVVDRTFSSLALLAPTVQQDLKASGLSIAGQRGFNNNILVDGVTDRSSGQGDQLISFSQDWIDEFRVSTAAYAAEFGNASGGVINVVTRSGANDFHGRAFAYIRDDGLDATPALTQSKAKLSEQRPGGYLSGPIKRERAFFFVGFEYLNSDREAIVTSPLEVCLPPARRDSGTGNCLAPAGSDRKLYIAKLDWQPSTTNSFNWRYNREDSNDFNSDVGGLSTVEHGRSSDNHYWGIAGAWTHILNAETTNELRGVFNRAHPEGKVNAGQTFEILRPSGQLGAPVNYGLIGEDWSQFVDNLSLVRGAHTAKFGASYSSVRYFGNFRNFRDGQYRFTTDRPFNPSDASTHPLQFVIVDGGTTWDEHANLFGAFGQDSWRIGPRVVLNYGIRYDTDDSLTISGAKRLSTLSPRLGVAWSLDRQSRTVVRVSGGFFHDSEHTNLANVFIVNNLLLDRAVILNWNPAFRGLFNPFYDPQDPMGSAARLRQFLADAFAQGRAPDLRAISARGLARSVNGIDSDFTAPENRQLVLGASRGLTRSMAISVDFIYSKVKSLLVWREENLSPQGTVIDPHFGSKTFAGSLAEGSYRAVAVGYDWRLPRGYGGVSYTLAKCEDNTSSTLSRNTATNPYNLALDTGPCDTDISHTVVVRGDTSLPLGFEVSSILTARSAPPYSATTSAPLPLFTRYEPRNQRRGDSFVSWDIRVGRRTRITNRVAARLFLEVFNVLNRRNFSAFVDDVSSAQFGQPSEASPPRRLQIGLRVDF from the coding sequence ATGATGCGGTCCGTTCTTGAAGACCGTGTGTTCCGACTCCTGCCCCTGCTGCCCCTTATCGCGGCCGTCTCCGGTGAGGTTACGGCGCAGACACGCTTCGCGGCTGTCGTAGGTGCGATCACCGACGCTGCGGACGCCGGCGTCGACGGTGCCCGGGTGGCCGCGCGTCACTCCGCGACCGGCCTCGACCGCTCGACCACGAGCGGCCGCGACGGCCACTACGTGCTCGAGAATCTGCCCCCCGGGGTCTACGAAATCACGGTGAGTCAGGCGGGCATGCGGCAAGTCACGGTCAAGGGTCAGGAGTTGTTCGTGGGCACGACCACGACTGTGAATTTCAAGCTCAACTTGGTCGGGGTGGAGGAAGAGGTCTTGGTGAGCGCTGCCACGACGCCGCTCGTGGAGACCACGAAGAGCGAGATGGGACAGGTCATCCAGCGCGCCGAAGTGGATGAGCTCCCCGTAGTCGACCGCACCTTCAGCTCCCTCGCCTTGTTGGCGCCCACGGTCCAGCAGGATCTCAAGGCGTCTGGACTCTCTATCGCAGGACAGCGCGGCTTCAACAACAACATCCTGGTTGACGGCGTTACGGACCGCAGTTCAGGGCAAGGCGACCAACTGATCTCCTTCTCGCAAGATTGGATCGACGAGTTCCGAGTTTCCACAGCCGCGTACGCGGCAGAGTTCGGCAACGCCTCTGGAGGCGTGATCAACGTTGTGACGCGCTCGGGCGCGAACGACTTCCACGGGAGGGCTTTCGCCTACATCCGCGACGATGGGCTCGACGCCACACCCGCCCTGACGCAATCAAAGGCGAAACTCTCAGAGCAGCGTCCTGGGGGCTACCTGAGCGGCCCGATCAAGAGGGAGAGAGCCTTCTTCTTTGTGGGCTTCGAGTACCTGAACTCGGATCGGGAGGCGATCGTCACATCGCCTCTCGAAGTCTGCTTGCCGCCTGCCAGGCGCGACTCGGGGACGGGGAATTGCCTCGCGCCCGCGGGCAGCGACCGCAAGCTCTATATAGCCAAGCTGGACTGGCAACCCAGCACGACGAATTCCTTCAACTGGCGCTACAACCGAGAGGACTCGAACGACTTCAACTCTGATGTCGGAGGGCTCTCGACGGTGGAGCACGGGCGCTCGAGCGACAATCACTACTGGGGGATCGCGGGTGCCTGGACCCACATCCTCAACGCTGAGACCACGAACGAGCTCCGCGGTGTTTTCAACCGCGCACACCCGGAAGGAAAGGTCAACGCTGGCCAGACCTTCGAGATCCTAAGGCCCAGCGGTCAGCTGGGTGCGCCCGTGAACTACGGCCTTATTGGAGAGGACTGGAGCCAGTTCGTGGACAACCTTTCGCTCGTGCGTGGGGCTCATACCGCCAAGTTCGGCGCTAGCTATAGCAGTGTCCGCTACTTCGGCAACTTTCGGAACTTCAGGGACGGCCAGTATCGCTTCACCACAGATCGGCCCTTCAATCCTTCCGATGCGAGTACCCATCCGTTGCAGTTCGTCATCGTGGACGGGGGCACGACCTGGGACGAGCATGCGAACTTGTTCGGTGCGTTCGGGCAAGACAGTTGGCGTATTGGACCCCGAGTGGTGTTGAACTACGGCATCCGCTACGACACCGACGACAGTCTCACGATCTCGGGGGCAAAGCGGCTGAGCACGCTCTCGCCCCGCCTCGGAGTCGCTTGGTCTTTGGATCGGCAATCCAGGACCGTGGTGCGCGTGAGCGGGGGCTTTTTCCACGACAGCGAACACACTAACCTTGCGAACGTTTTCATAGTCAACAACCTGCTCCTGGACCGCGCCGTGATCCTCAACTGGAATCCTGCGTTCAGAGGCCTCTTCAACCCGTTCTACGACCCGCAGGATCCTATGGGGTCAGCGGCGCGGCTACGCCAGTTCCTAGCCGACGCCTTCGCGCAGGGGAGGGCCCCAGACCTCCGGGCCATTTCGGCTCGAGGCCTAGCCAGAAGTGTCAATGGGATCGACTCCGACTTTACGGCTCCTGAGAACCGTCAGCTTGTCCTCGGCGCCTCCCGCGGGCTCACACGCAGCATGGCAATCTCGGTCGACTTCATCTATTCGAAGGTGAAGTCTCTGCTCGTTTGGCGAGAGGAAAATCTCTCGCCGCAGGGGACGGTGATCGATCCCCACTTTGGTTCAAAGACCTTTGCCGGCAGCCTAGCGGAAGGGAGCTATCGAGCCGTGGCCGTGGGCTACGACTGGCGCCTGCCCCGCGGCTATGGAGGTGTCTCATACACCCTGGCGAAATGTGAGGACAATACCTCCAGCACCCTGAGCAGGAACACGGCTACCAACCCGTACAACCTCGCCCTGGACACGGGGCCCTGCGACACCGACATCAGTCATACCGTGGTGGTGCGCGGCGATACGAGCCTACCGCTGGGCTTCGAGGTATCGAGTATCCTCACCGCGCGCAGCGCCCCTCCCTATTCCGCCACGACGAGCGCGCCGCTTCCTCTGTTCACGCGCTACGAGCCGCGCAATCAGCGGCGCGGAGACAGCTTCGTATCATGGGACATTCGGGTGGGCCGCCGCACTCGGATCACGAACCGTGTTGCAGCGAGGCTCTTTCTTGAGGTCTTTAACGTCCTTAACCGCCGGAACTTCAGCGCGTTCGTGGACGACGTTTCCTCTGCGCAGTTCGGGCAACCAAGTGAGGCGTCGCCGCCACGGCGGCTTCAGATTGGCCTACGAGTAGATTTCTGA
- a CDS encoding SLC13 family permease, which produces MVFFLVYLGMILGGLPFLQLDRTGVALLGAIVLIGIEAVSPEQAARSVHLPTVVLLFSFMVISAQLRLGGFYPWVTVRLAELPLSSAALLGAVVVVVAALSAVFSNDIVCLSVAPVLIGACAKRALNPVPFLLGLACAANVGSAATLIGNPQNMLIGSTLGLSFGGYISQAAMPVSLSLVATWAIIARQTRGRWAMVAQSGGAPEHRDEGATPLDRWQSAKGLAVASALLVAFLFTRWPRDVTALIGAGVLLTSRRLHSRKMLGLVDWELIVLFTGLFVVNHAIQQTGLPAAFVGDLAASGIHFERPPTLFVATLVLSNAVSNVPAVMLLLPVAKHAMRGRSPWSARLPATSSSSAASRTSLWRTPPSAVACRSAGALTRAWACR; this is translated from the coding sequence GTGGTCTTCTTTCTCGTCTACCTTGGCATGATCCTCGGGGGGCTGCCCTTCCTCCAGCTCGATCGCACTGGCGTCGCGCTCCTGGGCGCCATTGTCCTGATCGGGATCGAGGCAGTGAGTCCGGAGCAAGCCGCCCGGTCCGTCCATTTGCCTACAGTAGTCCTGCTCTTCTCGTTCATGGTCATTTCAGCGCAACTCCGGCTCGGCGGGTTCTACCCGTGGGTGACCGTGAGGCTCGCCGAGTTGCCGCTCTCGTCGGCGGCGCTCCTAGGCGCTGTCGTCGTGGTCGTGGCCGCACTCTCCGCGGTGTTCAGCAATGACATCGTCTGCCTCTCGGTCGCGCCCGTGCTGATTGGCGCCTGCGCCAAGCGGGCGCTCAACCCAGTCCCGTTTCTGCTTGGCCTGGCTTGCGCCGCCAACGTGGGCTCTGCGGCGACGCTCATCGGCAATCCTCAGAACATGTTGATCGGGAGTACGCTTGGACTCTCCTTCGGCGGCTATATCAGCCAGGCTGCAATGCCGGTGTCGCTGAGTCTCGTGGCGACGTGGGCCATCATCGCGCGACAGACTCGGGGCCGGTGGGCCATGGTCGCGCAATCGGGAGGTGCTCCGGAGCACCGGGACGAGGGCGCGACGCCACTCGATCGCTGGCAGTCGGCGAAGGGTCTCGCCGTCGCCAGTGCACTTCTGGTTGCTTTCCTTTTCACTCGCTGGCCACGAGACGTGACGGCGCTGATTGGGGCAGGGGTGCTGTTGACAAGTCGAAGGCTGCATTCCCGCAAGATGCTCGGGTTGGTGGATTGGGAGCTCATCGTCCTCTTCACGGGGCTGTTTGTCGTCAACCACGCGATCCAGCAGACCGGCTTGCCGGCGGCCTTCGTGGGCGACCTCGCCGCCTCCGGAATCCACTTCGAACGACCGCCGACTCTTTTCGTCGCCACCCTCGTCCTCTCGAACGCCGTCTCGAACGTCCCAGCCGTGATGCTGCTCCTCCCCGTGGCGAAGCACGCGATGCGGGGCCGCTCGCCCTGGTCAGCACGCTTGCCGGCAACCTCTTCATCGTCGGCAGCATCGCGAACCTCATTGTGGCGGACGCCGCCTTCCGCTGTGGCGTGCCGCTCGGCTGGCGCTCTCACGCGCGCGTGGGCGTGCCGGTGA
- a CDS encoding sulfite exporter TauE/SafE family protein, with protein MPSVLVGFLVALTIGLTGVGGGTLTVPILVLFLGVPTGEAVGTALVFSALVKIPACGVYLRQRSVDFPVLRRLLLGGGPGVVLGSLAVSGLEGAGLKDVVAVVVGAVITATAALGLARLAVSTSARRESANRSRWLPWITLPIGMEVGFSSAGAGALGTLVLFSLTSLTTAQVVGTDLMFGLALSTLGGGLHVALGHWSRLLLAGLVMGGVPGALLGAWLGTVLPGRTLRMALLVWLIYLGSQLFYRGVLALAG; from the coding sequence ATGCCGTCGGTTCTTGTTGGGTTTCTCGTGGCCTTGACCATCGGCCTCACAGGTGTGGGCGGTGGCACCCTCACCGTACCCATCCTCGTGCTGTTTCTTGGGGTTCCCACGGGGGAGGCCGTAGGGACGGCCCTTGTGTTCAGTGCCTTAGTGAAGATCCCCGCGTGCGGGGTGTACCTGAGGCAGAGGAGCGTGGACTTCCCCGTGCTCCGGCGTTTGCTCCTGGGTGGGGGCCCGGGGGTGGTCCTGGGCTCCCTAGCCGTCTCGGGGCTCGAGGGGGCCGGGCTCAAGGACGTCGTTGCGGTCGTCGTGGGCGCCGTCATCACGGCCACGGCAGCTCTGGGTCTCGCCCGGTTGGCCGTGAGCACAAGCGCCCGGCGTGAGTCGGCCAACCGGTCCCGCTGGCTTCCTTGGATCACTCTGCCCATCGGGATGGAGGTGGGCTTCTCCTCCGCCGGTGCCGGCGCCCTGGGCACCCTCGTCCTCTTCTCTCTCACGTCCTTGACCACGGCCCAGGTCGTGGGCACGGATCTCATGTTCGGGTTGGCCCTCTCCACGCTCGGCGGGGGTCTACACGTGGCCCTTGGCCATTGGAGCCGGCTACTTCTCGCCGGCCTCGTAATGGGGGGCGTGCCGGGAGCCCTCCTCGGGGCGTGGCTGGGCACAGTCCTGCCCGGCCGGACTCTCCGCATGGCGCTCCTTGTCTGGCTCATCTACCTGGGATCCCAGCTCTTCTACCGCGGCGTGCTGGCCCTCGCCGGCTGA